A single region of the Anaerostipes rhamnosivorans genome encodes:
- the galT gene encoding UDP-glucose--hexose-1-phosphate uridylyltransferase yields MINDNIAKLVQYGLEKKLIEPEDRTYTINQFLEIFHLDGYEEPEEPYGEVDLEKVLHELTDAAYDRYIIKSNDIVTRDLFDTKLMGVLVPKPSQVIRNFREKYKKSPVEATDFFYQFSQDTDYIRRYRVKKDWKWTVESPYGTIDITINLSKPEKDPKAIAAAKNAVQGRYPKCQLCMENEGYAGRMNHPARQNHRIIPITVNGSRWGFQYSPYVYYNEHCIVFNGEHIPMKIDRTVFVKLFDFVRQFPHYFLGSNADLPIVGGSILSHDHFQGGHYQFAMAKAKIEKHYTIRGFEDVETGILKWPLSVLRIRSKDQERLIDLADHILHVWRAYTDEAAHIYAKTEGEAHNTITPIARKTGDTYELDLTLRNNITTEKHPLGLFHPHEEYHHIKKENIGLIEVMGLAVLPSRLKQEMELLADCLVDKTPVKDHECLAKHVDWAEQFVSKYKEINEDNVMEILKEEIGRVFVKVLENAGVYKCTKKGREQFERFICTLDQH; encoded by the coding sequence GATTAGAAAAAAAGCTGATCGAGCCTGAGGACCGGACCTATACCATCAATCAGTTTCTGGAGATCTTTCATCTGGATGGCTATGAGGAGCCGGAGGAACCTTATGGAGAGGTGGATCTGGAGAAAGTGCTCCATGAGTTGACAGATGCTGCCTATGACCGGTATATCATCAAAAGCAATGATATTGTGACCAGAGACTTGTTTGACACCAAACTGATGGGGGTTCTGGTCCCGAAACCAAGCCAGGTGATCCGGAACTTCAGGGAAAAGTATAAAAAAAGTCCCGTGGAAGCCACTGATTTTTTCTATCAGTTCAGCCAGGATACAGACTATATCCGCAGATACAGGGTGAAAAAGGACTGGAAATGGACTGTGGAGAGCCCATATGGAACCATTGATATCACCATCAATCTGTCAAAGCCGGAAAAAGATCCAAAGGCCATCGCGGCAGCTAAAAATGCAGTCCAGGGCAGGTATCCAAAATGTCAGCTTTGTATGGAAAATGAAGGATATGCAGGACGTATGAACCATCCTGCCCGCCAAAACCACAGGATTATTCCGATCACGGTCAACGGCAGCAGATGGGGATTCCAGTACTCTCCGTATGTATACTATAATGAGCACTGTATCGTATTTAACGGGGAGCATATACCCATGAAGATTGACCGGACTGTATTTGTAAAGCTGTTTGATTTTGTACGGCAGTTCCCTCATTATTTCCTTGGCTCCAATGCGGATCTTCCCATTGTGGGAGGTTCCATATTGTCCCATGACCATTTTCAGGGAGGGCATTACCAGTTTGCCATGGCAAAGGCTAAGATAGAAAAACATTACACAATCCGGGGATTTGAGGATGTGGAAACTGGGATCCTGAAGTGGCCGCTGTCTGTGCTGCGGATCCGTTCTAAGGATCAGGAGCGTCTTATCGATCTGGCGGATCATATTTTGCATGTCTGGAGGGCATATACGGACGAAGCCGCCCACATTTACGCAAAGACAGAGGGGGAAGCGCATAATACCATCACCCCTATTGCAAGAAAAACAGGGGATACCTATGAACTGGACCTGACTCTGAGGAACAATATCACCACAGAGAAACATCCACTGGGACTGTTTCATCCTCATGAAGAATACCATCATATAAAAAAAGAGAACATCGGGCTGATCGAAGTCATGGGCCTTGCGGTGCTGCCGTCCAGACTCAAGCAGGAGATGGAACTTCTGGCAGACTGTCTTGTAGACAAAACCCCTGTGAAAGATCATGAGTGCCTGGCAAAGCATGTTGACTGGGCAGAGCAGTTTGTGTCAAAATATAAGGAGATCAACGAAGACAATGTCATGGAGATCCTGAAGGAGGAGATCGGGCGGGTCTTTGTGAAGGTCCTTGAGAATGCAGGTGTTTATAAGTGTACCAAAAAGGGCAGGGAACAGTTTGAGAGATTCATTTGTACGTTGGATCAGCATTAA
- the galE gene encoding UDP-glucose 4-epimerase GalE — translation MKILVLGGAGYIGSHTVYELIDAGEDVVIIDNLETGYKEAVHPKAKFYQGDLRDRAFVDSVLDQETDIDAVIHFAANSLVGESMTNPLKYYDNNLCGTKTMLESMVAHGVDKIVFSSTAATYGEPEKTPILETDRTEPTNTYGETKLSMEKMFKWVGKAHGLRFVSLRYFNACGAHKSGEIGEAHNPETHLIPLILQVPNGKRDAISIFGTDYPTKDGTCVRDYIHVTDLAQAHILAVKYLMQGNESDIFNLGNGIGFTVKEVIETAKEVTGKPIKAVEEGRRAGDPAVLIASSEKAKKVLGWNPEHANLHEIIESAWNWHSTHPEGYKTK, via the coding sequence ATGAAGATTTTAGTATTAGGCGGGGCAGGATACATTGGGTCCCACACAGTTTATGAATTGATCGATGCAGGAGAAGATGTGGTCATCATCGATAACCTGGAGACAGGATATAAAGAGGCAGTTCATCCAAAGGCAAAATTTTATCAGGGTGATTTAAGAGACAGAGCTTTTGTGGACAGCGTTCTGGATCAGGAGACTGACATTGATGCGGTCATTCACTTTGCGGCCAACTCCCTCGTTGGGGAAAGCATGACGAATCCGTTGAAATACTACGACAACAATCTGTGCGGCACAAAAACTATGCTGGAATCCATGGTGGCCCACGGTGTAGACAAGATCGTCTTTTCATCCACGGCCGCAACTTATGGGGAGCCGGAAAAAACTCCAATCCTGGAAACAGACAGGACAGAGCCCACCAACACTTACGGTGAGACCAAGCTCTCTATGGAAAAGATGTTTAAATGGGTGGGAAAGGCACATGGACTTCGGTTCGTATCTCTCCGATATTTTAATGCATGCGGAGCCCACAAAAGCGGGGAGATCGGTGAGGCACACAATCCGGAGACCCATCTGATCCCGTTGATCCTTCAGGTTCCAAATGGGAAAAGGGATGCCATCAGTATTTTTGGAACCGATTATCCAACAAAGGATGGCACATGTGTCAGGGACTATATCCATGTGACCGACCTGGCTCAGGCACATATCCTGGCAGTGAAGTATTTGATGCAAGGCAATGAGAGCGACATTTTTAATCTCGGAAACGGCATTGGATTTACAGTAAAAGAAGTCATCGAGACTGCAAAAGAAGTGACCGGAAAGCCGATCAAGGCAGTGGAAGAAGGACGGAGAGCAGGAGATCCTGCAGTACTGATCGCTTCCAGTGAGAAAGCAAAGAAGGTTCTTGGATGGAATCCAGAACATGCCAATCTCCATGAGATCATTGAGAGTGCATGGAACTGGCACAGCACACATCCGGAAGGATATAAAACAAAATAA
- a CDS encoding LytR/AlgR family response regulator transcription factor, with protein MERTLKIAICDDEQTYLDILEDECLQFLDSRNQKAEITCFQRGGALLNSDGEFDIILLDVELPDMDGFSVAEEWKRQQKPGKIIFITSHDEWVQRAFKVQAFRYLYKSGSGQDLLEALEDALKDMNDNEGIMLEGKEESRFVYFREIRWIEALGDEIAVFLVGGHLIVRLSLKKIEGCLDERFQRIHKGYIINFQFVEHYNKDKLVLDCGKEFQISKRKQKEVKNRYFEYITKYAKVI; from the coding sequence ATGGAGAGAACGTTAAAAATTGCAATCTGTGATGATGAACAAACTTACTTGGATATTTTAGAAGATGAATGTCTCCAATTTCTGGACAGCAGAAACCAAAAAGCAGAGATTACCTGTTTCCAAAGAGGCGGAGCGCTTCTTAACTCAGATGGTGAGTTTGACATTATTTTGCTGGATGTTGAACTGCCCGATATGGATGGATTTTCAGTGGCTGAGGAATGGAAACGCCAGCAGAAGCCCGGCAAGATCATTTTTATAACGAGCCATGATGAATGGGTACAGAGAGCATTTAAGGTTCAGGCCTTCCGGTATCTATATAAAAGCGGGAGCGGACAGGACCTGTTGGAGGCTCTGGAAGATGCGCTAAAGGACATGAATGACAATGAAGGAATCATGCTGGAAGGAAAGGAAGAGAGCAGATTCGTATATTTTAGGGAGATCCGGTGGATTGAGGCGTTGGGTGATGAAATTGCGGTGTTCCTTGTGGGAGGGCATCTGATTGTGAGACTTTCTTTGAAGAAGATTGAGGGATGTTTGGATGAGAGGTTTCAGCGGATTCATAAGGGATATATCATTAATTTCCAATTTGTTGAACACTATAACAAGGACAAGCTTGTCTTAGACTGTGGAAAGGAATTTCAGATTTCCAAGAGAAAACAAAAAGAAGTCAAAAACCGTTATTTTGAGTACATAACGAAATATGCAAAAGTGATATAA
- a CDS encoding GHKL domain-containing protein, with translation MRELYWVYVYAIELWKMILIMRGILGVEPSRKREAVVFQIPAVLGVVLCYRFGFSVNKVIVLFIIVSGWIYFKKFFLPIFTWLGISIMDFLIGLFIIFFAQMDFQTAYASNHFADVEEIFSFIMILIVITIRKRFKVNKIQYTYSDVALGAMVLIGVIACIGPFLSEGFQNWTSFGKRLEILLGFLLMLIGISTIIIRICSVRQKQEQFEQQMLWNERLLNEQKKYYELLLQKEEMTKKIRHDMKSQLGCLGRFLEKGEYDQAKEYLGELIGGIQRLNILVSTGNDVVDIVVNDIVQREKMDLNWKGRIPSKLNMTNAEICILFSNLLKNAAEAVKDVKEKTVNVTIKVKGHHLLLEESNHTLKPVIFEEGRLMTTKHDKEKHGIGSQNIKEIVEKYNGSVSYHCENHIFQVNIILLDAI, from the coding sequence GTGAGAGAATTATATTGGGTATATGTTTATGCGATTGAGCTTTGGAAAATGATCTTGATCATGAGAGGTATTTTAGGGGTTGAACCATCGCGGAAAAGGGAAGCCGTAGTTTTTCAGATCCCGGCAGTCTTAGGAGTTGTCTTGTGTTACAGATTTGGTTTTTCGGTCAATAAGGTGATCGTTCTTTTTATTATTGTATCCGGCTGGATCTATTTCAAAAAGTTTTTTCTTCCCATCTTTACGTGGCTTGGAATATCCATCATGGACTTTCTGATTGGTTTGTTTATCATATTCTTTGCTCAAATGGATTTTCAGACGGCCTATGCCAGCAATCATTTTGCGGATGTGGAAGAAATATTTAGTTTTATCATGATCCTGATCGTTATAACGATCAGGAAAAGATTCAAGGTGAATAAGATCCAATATACGTACAGTGATGTGGCCTTGGGAGCGATGGTGCTCATCGGAGTCATTGCATGTATCGGACCATTTTTGTCTGAAGGATTCCAGAACTGGACGTCTTTTGGAAAGAGGCTTGAGATCCTGCTTGGATTTTTGCTGATGCTGATCGGGATCAGTACTATTATTATAAGGATCTGCAGTGTAAGGCAGAAGCAGGAACAGTTTGAACAACAGATGCTCTGGAATGAAAGACTGCTGAACGAACAGAAAAAGTATTATGAACTGCTCCTTCAAAAGGAGGAGATGACGAAAAAGATCAGGCATGATATGAAAAGCCAGCTGGGCTGTCTGGGCAGGTTTCTTGAAAAGGGAGAATATGATCAGGCGAAGGAATATTTAGGCGAATTGATCGGCGGTATCCAGAGGCTGAATATTCTTGTATCTACCGGCAATGACGTGGTGGATATTGTGGTAAATGATATCGTCCAGCGTGAAAAGATGGATCTAAACTGGAAAGGCAGGATTCCCAGCAAGCTGAATATGACCAACGCGGAGATCTGTATCCTGTTTTCAAATCTTTTGAAAAATGCCGCGGAAGCCGTCAAGGATGTAAAGGAAAAGACGGTCAATGTAACAATTAAAGTGAAGGGACACCATCTGCTTTTAGAAGAAAGCAACCATACCCTAAAACCAGTCATTTTTGAAGAAGGCAGATTAATGACTACAAAGCATGATAAGGAGAAGCACGGAATCGGAAGCCAGAATATTAAAGAAATCGTGGAGAAGTATAATGGCAGTGTTTCTTACCACTGTGAAAATCATATATTTCAGGTGAATATTATCCTTTTAGATGCTATTTAA
- a CDS encoding desulfoferrodoxin family protein: MKFFICEHCKNIMTLVQDSGVPVMCCGQKMTELVPGTTDGAAEKHVPAVTVEDRKVSVKVGEVEHPMMEAHYIMFICVETSMGNHIKYLKPGEKPEAEFFLADNEEFVAAYEYCNLHGLWMA, translated from the coding sequence ATGAAGTTTTTTATCTGTGAACACTGTAAAAATATCATGACATTAGTCCAGGACAGCGGCGTGCCAGTCATGTGCTGCGGCCAGAAAATGACGGAACTTGTTCCAGGGACTACGGATGGCGCTGCAGAAAAGCATGTGCCTGCCGTTACAGTGGAGGACCGGAAGGTCAGTGTAAAAGTAGGCGAGGTGGAACATCCGATGATGGAAGCCCATTACATTATGTTCATCTGTGTCGAAACCAGCATGGGAAATCATATAAAGTATTTAAAGCCTGGAGAAAAACCGGAGGCAGAATTCTTCCTGGCAGACAATGAGGAATTTGTAGCCGCATATGAATACTGCAACCTGCATGGATTATGGATGGCATAA
- the dpsA gene encoding dipicolinate synthase subunit DpsA, translating to MYDFAVLGGDLRQAYMAKQLSERGFSVITYGIVSGEKQADSMEEAVVNARALIGPIPFSKDRENLVSMACREDFGIEDVKRCLTKGQSIFAGCIPDDFCGYCQHIGVDVHDFMKMDAVAVKNAVSTAEGAVAEAVFDSPLQIQGSQCLVLGFGRCGSVLAEKLNLWSAKVTVAARKPTQRAQAESFGMNAVSLENLKQEISQADFIFNTIPALVLDRECLEFAKKDVLIVDIASAPGGVDFEAAEELGIDARLCLGIPGKYAACSAAAILTETMITEWDV from the coding sequence ATGTATGATTTTGCAGTTCTCGGCGGAGATCTCAGGCAGGCTTATATGGCAAAACAGCTCTCCGAAAGAGGTTTTTCTGTCATCACTTATGGGATCGTGTCCGGTGAGAAGCAGGCGGATTCCATGGAAGAAGCTGTGGTGAATGCCAGGGCACTGATCGGCCCGATTCCTTTTTCCAAGGACCGTGAGAATCTGGTTTCCATGGCGTGCCGTGAGGACTTCGGTATAGAGGATGTAAAACGTTGTCTGACAAAAGGGCAGAGCATCTTTGCGGGATGTATCCCGGATGACTTCTGCGGCTATTGCCAGCATATAGGTGTTGATGTGCATGATTTTATGAAGATGGATGCCGTGGCAGTAAAAAATGCCGTGTCAACGGCAGAGGGGGCAGTGGCAGAAGCGGTGTTCGACTCACCGCTGCAGATCCAGGGAAGCCAGTGTCTTGTACTGGGCTTTGGCCGTTGTGGCAGTGTATTGGCTGAAAAATTAAACCTATGGTCGGCCAAAGTGACCGTAGCTGCAAGGAAACCAACGCAGAGAGCCCAGGCAGAATCTTTTGGGATGAATGCAGTCTCCCTGGAAAATCTGAAACAGGAAATTTCCCAGGCTGATTTCATATTCAACACTATCCCCGCTCTGGTTTTAGACAGAGAATGTCTGGAGTTTGCCAAAAAAGATGTCCTGATTGTGGATATCGCGTCCGCTCCCGGCGGTGTGGATTTTGAGGCCGCGGAAGAATTGGGAATCGACGCAAGGCTGTGCCTTGGGATTCCCGGTAAATATGCGGCGTGTTCTGCGGCTGCCATTCTGACAGAAACAATGATTACGGAATGGGATGTATGA
- a CDS encoding dipicolinate synthase subunit B, with protein MSVKGKKIGIAMTGSFCTYEKIFVQLEKLTEEGAKVQTIFSGAAQSIDSRFGKAGDFLKKAEEITGIPPMKTIAQAEPIGPKSLLDVLVVFPCTGNTLAKLCNGITDSPVLMAAKAHLRNDKPLVISVSTNDALGINMKNIGALMNMKNIYFVPFGQDDPVKKPNSMIADTSLLIPTVEKALEGRQYQPVIRG; from the coding sequence ATGAGTGTAAAAGGAAAGAAAATAGGAATTGCCATGACTGGTTCATTCTGCACATATGAGAAAATATTTGTCCAGCTTGAAAAGCTTACGGAGGAAGGGGCAAAGGTGCAGACGATCTTTTCAGGTGCTGCACAGAGCATAGACAGCCGGTTTGGAAAAGCCGGAGATTTTCTGAAAAAAGCCGAAGAGATCACAGGAATTCCGCCGATGAAAACCATTGCACAGGCTGAACCGATTGGTCCCAAAAGTCTTCTTGACGTTCTGGTGGTCTTTCCGTGCACTGGCAATACGCTGGCGAAGCTTTGCAACGGCATTACGGATTCTCCAGTCCTGATGGCAGCAAAGGCACATTTAAGAAATGATAAACCTTTGGTGATCTCTGTATCAACCAACGATGCTCTGGGAATTAATATGAAGAACATCGGTGCCTTGATGAACATGAAAAATATCTATTTTGTTCCATTTGGGCAGGACGATCCGGTTAAAAAACCGAACTCCATGATCGCCGATACCAGCCTTTTGATCCCGACTGTGGAAAAAGCGCTGGAGGGCAGACAATATCAGCCGGTTATCCGGGGATAG
- the asnB gene encoding asparagine synthase (glutamine-hydrolyzing) — MCGIAGFCNPHNRYQENKGQWEEILDRMNQVQKHRGPDDQGTFLENGCGLAHVRLSIIDLYTGHQPMVREESGRKFVIVYNGEIYNMKELKQELKNEGAIFKTTSDTEVILAGYILHGPAFVEKLNGIFAISIWDSAEKKLFLFRDRLGVKPLFYSFAGQTLVFSSEIKGIFQYPGIEPVIDRDGLGEIFGLGPAKSYGKGVFKGISEVLPGHFLEYSMDGLKDHTYWQLESRPHEESYDQTVEKLSYLVHDAVKMQMLSDIPICTFLSGGVDSSLVTAICAKELGKQGKQLNTFSFDFVNNDQYFKANSFQPSQDRPWVDRMVEAAGTNHTYLECNNEQQIENLYRAVDARDLPCMADVESSLLYFCSKVAETKKVTLTGECADEIFGGYPWFHKKECFEAHAFPWSMDMEPRKALLSDDVLQVADIENHSRRAYEKTIGETPRLLGEDPTESRRREISYLNLKWFMVTLLDRMDRTSMYSGLEARVPFADHRIVEYMWNVPWEMKCPGGMVKGLLRASGEGDLPNEVLYRRKSPYPKTYHPEYEKMLGDRLREVIADPNAPIRDLIDKKKTEEFLKSPSDYGKPWYGQLMAGPQMVAFMLQVNYWLQTYRIALV; from the coding sequence ATGTGTGGTATTGCAGGATTTTGTAATCCTCATAACAGGTATCAGGAAAACAAAGGGCAGTGGGAAGAGATTTTGGACCGTATGAACCAGGTCCAGAAGCACCGGGGTCCTGATGATCAAGGGACGTTTTTGGAAAATGGGTGCGGCCTGGCCCATGTACGTCTTTCAATCATTGACTTATACACCGGACATCAGCCCATGGTCAGGGAGGAATCCGGGCGTAAGTTTGTCATTGTATATAATGGTGAGATTTACAACATGAAGGAATTAAAACAGGAGTTGAAAAACGAGGGGGCAATCTTTAAGACAACCAGTGACACGGAAGTGATTCTGGCTGGATACATCCTCCACGGTCCTGCTTTTGTAGAGAAGCTGAACGGCATCTTTGCGATCAGTATCTGGGATTCCGCGGAAAAGAAACTGTTTTTGTTCAGAGACCGGCTGGGTGTGAAGCCTCTGTTTTATTCTTTTGCGGGGCAGACATTGGTATTTTCATCTGAGATCAAGGGCATTTTTCAGTACCCAGGCATTGAGCCAGTCATTGACAGGGACGGACTCGGGGAGATCTTTGGCCTAGGACCGGCGAAATCCTATGGAAAGGGAGTATTCAAAGGCATTTCGGAAGTACTGCCGGGCCATTTTCTTGAGTACAGTATGGACGGACTGAAAGATCACACCTATTGGCAGCTTGAGAGCAGGCCCCATGAGGAGTCTTACGACCAGACCGTAGAGAAGCTGTCCTACCTGGTACACGATGCGGTTAAGATGCAGATGCTCTCAGATATTCCAATCTGTACTTTTCTATCCGGAGGTGTGGACAGCAGCCTTGTGACGGCCATATGCGCCAAAGAACTGGGTAAACAGGGAAAACAGCTAAATACCTTTTCTTTTGATTTTGTGAACAATGACCAATATTTCAAGGCCAACTCCTTCCAGCCATCCCAGGACAGACCGTGGGTAGACCGGATGGTGGAGGCGGCCGGAACAAATCACACGTACCTGGAATGCAATAACGAGCAGCAGATTGAAAACTTGTACCGGGCCGTGGATGCAAGAGACCTGCCGTGTATGGCGGATGTGGAGTCTTCTCTTCTCTATTTCTGTTCCAAAGTTGCCGAGACAAAAAAGGTTACTCTGACGGGAGAATGTGCCGACGAGATCTTCGGAGGATATCCGTGGTTCCATAAAAAAGAGTGCTTTGAGGCCCATGCGTTTCCATGGTCCATGGATATGGAACCAAGAAAAGCCCTCTTAAGCGATGATGTGCTCCAGGTGGCAGATATTGAAAACCATTCCAGGAGAGCCTACGAAAAGACCATCGGAGAAACTCCGAGGCTTTTAGGGGAGGATCCCACAGAGAGCAGAAGGAGGGAGATCTCTTACCTGAATCTGAAATGGTTTATGGTGACCCTCTTAGACCGGATGGACCGGACCAGCATGTATTCCGGTCTGGAGGCCAGAGTACCATTTGCCGACCACAGGATCGTTGAATACATGTGGAATGTGCCTTGGGAAATGAAATGTCCGGGCGGCATGGTCAAAGGCCTTTTGAGAGCTTCCGGGGAAGGAGACCTTCCTAATGAGGTTTTGTACCGAAGGAAAAGCCCGTATCCGAAGACTTACCATCCTGAGTATGAAAAAATGCTGGGAGATCGGTTAAGGGAAGTGATCGCCGATCCAAATGCACCGATCAGAGATTTGATCGACAAGAAGAAAACGGAAGAGTTTTTAAAAAGTCCTTCAGACTACGGAAAACCATGGTACGGACAGCTGATGGCCGGACCGCAGATGGTGGCCTTTATGCTCCAGGTCAACTACTGGCTGCAGACTTATCGGATTGCTCTCGTATAA
- a CDS encoding cytidylate kinase-like family protein: MKENRIICISREFGSGGHELGERLSKRLGIKLFDSEIITKVAQMGNVPEDFVEEQGEVRDFRGFLGVMPSGHVATDITRDFVVTSEKLFALQSIAIRQMAKDEGSCIFVGRCADVILQNQAECISVFVHSPLDDRVQRIMDLRQITEKEARKLIKKTDRERASYHNYYTKVKWGHPSNYHMVLNIGKLGMENAVDLITYYVDR, translated from the coding sequence ATGAAAGAGAACAGGATCATATGTATTTCCAGGGAATTCGGAAGTGGAGGCCATGAACTGGGAGAGCGCCTGTCTAAGCGGCTGGGTATTAAGCTGTTCGACAGCGAGATCATTACAAAGGTGGCCCAGATGGGCAATGTACCCGAAGATTTTGTGGAAGAACAGGGAGAAGTGAGGGACTTTCGGGGTTTCCTTGGTGTGATGCCGTCAGGGCATGTGGCTACGGATATCACCCGTGACTTTGTGGTGACTTCTGAGAAATTATTTGCCCTCCAGTCCATCGCCATCCGGCAGATGGCAAAGGATGAAGGCTCCTGCATTTTTGTGGGACGATGCGCGGATGTTATTTTGCAGAACCAGGCAGAATGTATCTCTGTCTTTGTGCACAGCCCTCTTGATGACAGGGTCCAGAGGATCATGGATCTCAGACAGATCACCGAGAAGGAGGCTAGGAAGCTGATCAAGAAAACTGATAGGGAAAGGGCTTCCTACCACAATTATTATACGAAAGTGAAATGGGGCCATCCGAGCAACTATCACATGGTTCTCAACATTGGAAAACTGGGCATGGAAAATGCGGTGGATCTCATTACATATTATGTAGACCGATAG
- a CDS encoding cytidylate kinase-like family protein, which produces MRPNTIICISREYGSGGHEIAEKLSEDLGIKLFDKELIARVAKMADVSEEYVTQREESGDYAYIFGVPIGHPATTPMDECILTPEKLFVIQSIAIRQIAEQEKSCIFVGRCADVILQKLPGSHSFFIHSSESVRIKRIMDTENVSEREAKRMMKKVDKERASYHNYYTKIKWGHPSNYELVINTGRTGIDKAVKVIESYLEE; this is translated from the coding sequence ATGAGACCGAACACGATTATATGCATTTCCAGAGAATATGGGAGCGGAGGCCACGAGATTGCGGAGAAGCTCTCAGAGGATCTGGGTATCAAGCTGTTTGACAAGGAACTGATCGCCAGAGTGGCGAAGATGGCAGATGTGTCGGAAGAATACGTGACCCAGAGAGAAGAGTCAGGGGATTACGCCTATATTTTTGGAGTGCCCATCGGACATCCGGCTACAACGCCGATGGATGAGTGCATCCTGACACCGGAAAAACTGTTTGTGATCCAGTCCATCGCCATCCGCCAGATCGCGGAGCAGGAGAAGTCCTGTATCTTTGTGGGGCGGTGCGCGGACGTTATCCTGCAGAAACTTCCGGGCAGCCATTCTTTCTTCATCCACAGCTCTGAATCTGTGCGGATTAAACGAATCATGGATACGGAGAATGTCTCCGAAAGGGAAGCAAAACGTATGATGAAAAAGGTGGACAAGGAAAGAGCTTCTTACCATAACTACTACACAAAGATCAAGTGGGGCCACCCGAGCAATTATGAGCTGGTTATCAATACCGGAAGGACCGGGATCGACAAAGCTGTAAAAGTCATAGAATCCTATCTGGAGGAATAG
- a CDS encoding nitroreductase family protein, producing MTMEYKDLIESKNSVRDYKEKEVDAATVKKIRDFAQSCERLDDSIGIDIRFMDNDTVYRQLDGYAGYKGILINAPHYMIVLSEKKDHYIENGGYVGESISIKAHSLGVDSCWITFKDSRTVIEKLNIVTDKEVVAIMALGYGKKRFKKVTGNVSLGKGYANADFQVKDSVTSPRMPLEEIVYLDTWGNKASVDELVNRAVYEPLNYARMAPSTLNRQPWRFIIDGGLLILTVRDDEETNLYEEQIDAGIVMLYCKKVMRETLCEINWNLVPVENKYNIPDNYKIVASCNM from the coding sequence ATGACGATGGAATATAAAGATTTAATTGAAAGCAAAAACTCCGTGAGAGACTATAAAGAGAAGGAAGTTGATGCCGCTACGGTTAAGAAGATCCGGGATTTTGCACAGTCTTGTGAGCGCCTGGATGACAGCATTGGGATTGATATCCGGTTTATGGATAACGACACTGTTTACCGCCAGTTGGACGGATATGCTGGATATAAGGGTATTTTGATTAATGCTCCGCATTATATGATTGTTTTGTCTGAGAAAAAAGACCACTATATTGAAAACGGAGGATATGTAGGTGAATCCATTTCTATCAAGGCTCATTCCCTGGGAGTAGATTCCTGCTGGATCACGTTTAAAGACAGCCGTACCGTTATTGAAAAACTAAACATTGTCACTGATAAAGAAGTGGTGGCGATCATGGCGTTGGGATATGGAAAGAAACGGTTTAAAAAGGTTACAGGGAATGTCAGCTTGGGGAAAGGTTATGCAAACGCTGATTTCCAGGTAAAAGACAGTGTGACTTCACCGAGGATGCCTTTGGAGGAGATTGTTTATCTTGATACTTGGGGCAACAAAGCTTCGGTGGATGAACTGGTGAACAGAGCTGTTTATGAGCCGTTGAACTATGCGAGAATGGCTCCATCCACTTTAAATCGGCAGCCTTGGAGATTTATCATCGACGGCGGACTTCTGATCCTGACAGTCAGGGATGATGAGGAAACCAATCTTTATGAAGAACAGATTGATGCAGGTATCGTTATGCTGTACTGCAAAAAGGTGATGAGAGAGACCTTATGTGAGATCAACTGGAACCTGGTACCTGTGGAGAACAAGTACAATATTCCAGATAATTATAAGATCGTCGCATCCTGTAATATGTAA